The Methanocella arvoryzae MRE50 genome includes a region encoding these proteins:
- a CDS encoding ATP-binding protein has translation MKIAIAGKGGVGKTVLASSIAWALARAGYTTLAIDADEAPNLALSLGLTRWEAAEIRPVLENEELIRSKTGTDYAGVYNLNFTVDDVVRDFSVRTPAGVHLLVMGTVKAAGSGCACPANSLLQALLRHLVVERDEAVVLDLEAGVEHLGRKTAESVDCMLVVSDVNQKSLLTARAIARLARETGIPKVRLVGNRVENGAQHEIIRAFAREEELPLLGIVPYDSAVVQAGILGSSTLTLRDSCAARAIDKLTGLLIQASETSETKAVQEGGKA, from the coding sequence ATGAAAATCGCTATCGCAGGAAAAGGCGGAGTCGGAAAAACAGTCCTCGCCAGCAGTATCGCCTGGGCTCTGGCCCGGGCAGGCTATACCACGCTGGCCATCGATGCCGACGAAGCACCCAACCTCGCGCTATCACTGGGCCTTACCCGGTGGGAAGCGGCAGAGATCAGGCCAGTTCTGGAGAACGAGGAGCTGATCCGGAGCAAAACCGGTACAGACTATGCGGGAGTCTACAACCTGAACTTCACCGTGGACGACGTGGTCCGGGATTTCTCGGTCAGGACTCCGGCTGGCGTGCACCTGCTGGTCATGGGCACTGTGAAGGCCGCCGGATCAGGATGCGCCTGTCCTGCCAACAGCCTGCTCCAGGCCCTGCTCCGCCATCTCGTAGTGGAGCGAGACGAGGCGGTGGTCCTGGACCTGGAAGCGGGAGTCGAGCACCTGGGCCGGAAAACCGCAGAAAGCGTCGATTGCATGCTGGTGGTCAGCGACGTGAACCAAAAATCACTGCTCACCGCCAGGGCCATCGCCAGGCTGGCCCGGGAGACGGGTATCCCAAAAGTCCGGCTGGTGGGAAATCGCGTCGAAAACGGTGCCCAGCACGAGATCATCAGGGCCTTTGCCCGGGAGGAGGAACTCCCGCTGCTGGGGATCGTGCCCTACGACAGTGCAGTCGTCCAGGCAGGCATACTGGGCAGCTCCACGCTGACCCTCCGGGACTCTTGCGCCGCCCGGGCGATAGATAAGCTGACAGGCTTGCTCATTCAGGCCTCGGAAACGAGCGAGACGAAGGCAGTTCAGGAAGGTGGTAAAGCGTGA